From one Lotus japonicus ecotype B-129 chromosome 3, LjGifu_v1.2 genomic stretch:
- the LOC130748215 gene encoding uncharacterized protein LOC130748215, producing the protein MVQARSPQRGDSTTTPLVAQEDGLANDGLIPQIFSSVPALSEAASYFAQTTSYFTGCFSDYSVENSSRHSGASDIRPQELVTFASAEAETSSSTEIDHISSNRNHLTSVESSNTSTSASAHVHDEITITAGGDPLQNASALVESNNTGQSGISIFKSLIDRARRTVRGSADDIGWLQRAPGMPPVEDGTERFLEILGNIKHGVHKLPNSVVYLLIPGLFSNHGPLYFVNTKVSFSKLGLACHIAKIHSESSVEKNARELKEYIEEIYWGSKKQVLLLGHSKGGVDAAAALSLYWSDLKDKVAGLALAQSPYGGTPIASDLLRQGQLGDYVNVRKLTEILICRVIKGDMRALEDLTYERRQEFLKEHHLPEELPVVSFRTEAGISPAVLATLSHVAHAELPLVASAGETTKLPVVMPLGAALAACAQLLQVRYGEKSDGLVTCRDAEVPGSVVVRPTRKLDHAWMVYSSLNDDPAEGDASQVCEALLTLLVEVGQKKRHDLAMKDE; encoded by the exons ATGGTGCAAGCTCGGAGTCCGCAGCGTGGAGATTCAACTACAACACCCTTAGTT GCACAGGAAGATGGTTTGGCAAATGATGGGCTTATTCCTCAAATATTTTCATCAGTGCCAGCTCTAAGTGAAGCTGCTTCTTATTTTGCACAAACAACATCATACTTCACTGGTTGTTTCTCTGATTATTCAG TTGAAAATTCTTCAAGACACTCTGGTGCTTCTGACATTCGTCCACAAGAACTCGTAACTTTTGCTTCTGCAGAAGCCGAGACATCTTCATCTACTGAAATTGATCATATTTCTTCAAACAGAAACCATTTAACAAGTGTTGAATCATCTAACACTTCTACTTCTGCGTCTGCCCATGTGCATGATGAAATCACAATAACTGCTGGTGGAGATCCATTGCAAAATGCCAGTGCGCTTGTTGAATCAAATAATACTGGACAAAGTGGCATTTCCATTTTCAAAAG CCTGATTGATCGTGCTCGAAGAACTGTGCGTGGATCTGCGGATGATATAGGATGGCTTCAACGTGCTCCAGGAATGCCTCCAGTTGAAGATGGAACTGAGAGGTTCCTGGAAATTCTTGGCAATATAAA GCATGGTGTTCACAAATTGCCGAATTCGGTGGTTTATTTGTTAATTCCAG GTCTTTTCAGTAATCATGGTCCACTTTACTTTGTCAATACGAAAGtcagtttttcaaaattggGTTTGGCCTGTCATATTGCCAAGATTCATAGTGAG AGTTCAGTTGAGAAAAATGCCAGAGAGCTAAAAGAGTATATTGAGGAAATTTATTGGGGGTCAAAGAAACAAGTTTTGCTTCTTGGTCATAGCAAAGGAGGAGTAGATGCAGCAGCTGCTTTATCATTGTATTGGTCTGATTTGAAAGATAAAGTTGCGGGATTGGCCTTAGCACAAAGTCCCTATGGTGGTACACCTATAGCTTCTGATCTTCTGCGACAAGGACAACTTGGTGATTATGTAAATGTACGGAAGCTTACTGAGATTCTTATCTGTCGAGTAATTAAG GGTGACATGCGAGCCTTAGAAGACTTGACATATGAAAGGCGGCAGGAATTTCTTAAGGAGCATCATCTTCCAGAAGAACTCCCTGTTGTTTCCTTTCGCACTGAAGCTGGCATTTCCCCTGCTGTTTTAGCCACGTTATCTCATGTTGCACATGCTGAACTACCCTTGGTCGCGTCGGCAGGTGAAACCACAAAACTCCCTGTGGTGATGCCCTTAGGTGCTGCTCTGGCTGCCTGTGCGCAGTTACTGCAAGTGAGGTATGGTGAGAAGAGTGACGGGCTTGTGACGTGTCGAGATGCCGAAGTTCCTGGATCTGTTGTGGTCCGACCTACGCGTAAATTGGACCATGCTTGGATGGTTTACTCGTCGCTAAATGATGACCCTGCTGAAGGAGATGCATCTCAGGTGTGTGAGGCTCTCTTGACTCTACTTGTGGAAGTGGGGCAGAAAAAGAGGCATGACCTTGCTATGAAAGATGAATGA
- the LOC130749307 gene encoding protein Iojap-related, mitochondrial, with protein MWSILRARTSSQSQSLVQLQPWKHLGFSSLSTIDGGGIKKFPLDLPEIEKILTDVKADDVKVMPAPKHCDWADFMVLATGRSTWHVRNIAQALVYRAKQKQRGVVRKILPSVEGEEGGKWIVIDSGRVIVHALEEKARAYYNLEGLWTQGTMPSEPVEDLQKAFVKVRRINNSKKKPAQ; from the exons ATGTGGTCGATTCTACGAGCTCGAACGAGTTCGCAATCACAGTCCCTTGTTCAACTTCAGCCATGGAAGCACCTTGGGTTTTCCTCTCTGTCTACCATTGACGGTGGAGGAATCAAAAAATTCCCTCTGGATCTGCCGGAGATCGAGAAGATTCTAACCGATGTTAAAGCCGACGACGTGAAGGTGATGCCCGCTCCCAAACACTGTGATTGGGCTGATTTCATGGTGCTCGCCACCGGTAGGTCCACCTGGCATGTCAGGAACATTGCTCAAGCCCTAGTTTACAGG GCTAAGCAGAAACAAAGAGGAGTTGTACGAAAGATACTACCTAGTGTGGAAGGGGAAGAAGGAGGAAAGTGGATTGTCATTGATTCtg GTAGAGTGATTGTTCATGCACTTGAAGAAAAAGCTAGAGCTTACTATAATTTGGAGGGTCTTTGGACTCAAGGGACAATGCCAAGTGAACCtgttgag GATCTACAAAAAGCTTTCGTGAAGGTTCGTCGGATAAACAATTCAAAGAAGAAACCTGCACAATAG